The Actinomadura graeca nucleotide sequence CGCCGCCCGCCCGGGCCCGGAGACGCTCACCGCGCTGCGCGCCGCCTACCGGCGCCGGGTGCTGGACCTGGCCGGCCGCGACCTGATCGGCAACGCCGACGTCGCGGACGTGGCCGCCGAGCTGGCCGACCTCGCCGCCGCCGCGCTGGAGGCCGGGCTCGCCGTCGCCCGCGCCGAGGTCCCCGGGCACGGCCGGTGCCGGCTCGCGGTGATCGGGATGGGCAAGTGCGGCGGCCGGGAGCTCAACTACGTCTCCGACGTCGATGTGATCTTCGTGGCGGAGGCCCGCGAGGACGCCGGCGGCGCCGGTGGGGAGGACGCCGCCCTGCGCGAGGCGACCCGGCTGGCATCGGCGATGATGCGGGCCTGCTCGTCCAGCACGGCGGAGGGCGCGCTGTGGGAGGTGGACGCGGCGCTGCGCCCCGAGGGCCGGTCGGGGCCGCTCGTGCGCACCCTCGCCAGCCACCGCGCCTACTACGACCGCTGGGCCGAGACCTGGGAGTTCCAGGCGCTGCTGAAGGCCCGGCCCGTCGCGGGGGACGCCGGGCTCGGCGCCCGCTACATGGACGCGATCGTCCCGCTCGTGTGGAAGGCCGCCGAGGGCGAGGGCTTCGTCGAGGACGTCCAGGCCATGCGGCGCCGGGTCGAGGCCGACCTCAACCAGCGGACCGCCGAGGCCGAGCGGCAGCTCAAGCTCGGTCCCGGCGGGCTGCGCGACGTCGAGTTCGCGGTGCAGCTGCTCCAGCTCGTCCACGGCCGCGCCGACGAGGGGCTGCGCAGCCGGGCGACCCTGGACGCGCTGTCAGAGCTGTCGCGGGGCGGCTACGTCGGACGCGACGACGCGGCGGCGCTGGCGTCGGCGTACCGGTTCCTGCGGCGCGTCGAGCACCTCGTCCAGCTGCGCGGGCTGCGCCGCACCCACCTCGTGCCCGGCGACGAGGCCGGGCTGCGCCGCCTCGGGCGCGCGCTCGGCCTGCGCACCGACCCCGTCGGCGAGTTCACCGCGCTGTGGCGGCGGCACGCCCGGGAGGTCCGCCGGATCCACGAGAAGCTGTTCTACCGGCCGCTGCTGCGCGCCGTCGCCCGGCTGCCCGGGGAGGAGTCGCGGCTCACGCCCGAGGCCGCCCGCGCCCGGCTGGAGGCGCTCGGCTACGCCGACCCGGCGGGCGCGCTCCGGCACATCGAGGCGCTCACCGCGGGGGTGTCGCGGCGGGCCGCGATCCAGCGGACGCTGCTGCCGGTCATGCTCGGCTGGTTCGCCGACGCGCCCGACCCCGACGCCGGGCTGCTCGGGTTCCGGCAGGTCAGCGACGCCCTCGGGACCACCCCGTGGTACCTGCGGCTGCTGCGGGACGAGGTGACGGTGGCCGAGCGGATGGCGTGTGTGCTCGCCTCCAGCCGCTACGCCACCGACCTGCTGCTGCGCGCGCCGGAGGCGGTCGCGATGCTCGGCAGCACCACCGGCCTGGCGCCCCGCCCGGCGGAGGCGCTGCGCTCGGAGGCCCTCGCCGCCGTCCGCCGCCACGTGCCCGCCGGGGCCGCCGCGCCCCGCGTCCCCGCCCCGGAGGAGGCGGTCGCGGTGGTGCGGGCGCTGCGCCGCCGGGAGCTGTTCCGGGTGGCGGTCGCCGACCTGCTGGACCTCGCCGACGTCCGGGTGGTGGGGGAGGCGCTCACCGACATCACCACCGTGACGGTCGAGGCCGCGCTGCGGGCCGCGGAGGGCAAGGTCGAGACGGCGACGGGCGGGCCGCTGCCCACGCGCGTCGCGGTGGTCGCGATGGGCCGGTTCGGCGGCCACGAGCTCGGCT carries:
- a CDS encoding bifunctional [glutamine synthetase] adenylyltransferase/[glutamine synthetase]-adenylyl-L-tyrosine phosphorylase, producing the protein MSEPWTDRRPSLTGRLARLGFTDAGRAGRLILEAEGAAGAALGPDLLEALGATADPDLALDGLLRLLTAAAERGEDGPLRTALGAEPGTRERLTTVLGVSAALADHLVRHPGDWRVLRDDGSLQDGPPARRPAAAELRADLLEAVGADPGADDPVAARPGPETLTALRAAYRRRVLDLAGRDLIGNADVADVAAELADLAAAALEAGLAVARAEVPGHGRCRLAVIGMGKCGGRELNYVSDVDVIFVAEAREDAGGAGGEDAALREATRLASAMMRACSSSTAEGALWEVDAALRPEGRSGPLVRTLASHRAYYDRWAETWEFQALLKARPVAGDAGLGARYMDAIVPLVWKAAEGEGFVEDVQAMRRRVEADLNQRTAEAERQLKLGPGGLRDVEFAVQLLQLVHGRADEGLRSRATLDALSELSRGGYVGRDDAAALASAYRFLRRVEHLVQLRGLRRTHLVPGDEAGLRRLGRALGLRTDPVGEFTALWRRHAREVRRIHEKLFYRPLLRAVARLPGEESRLTPEAARARLEALGYADPAGALRHIEALTAGVSRRAAIQRTLLPVMLGWFADAPDPDAGLLGFRQVSDALGTTPWYLRLLRDEVTVAERMACVLASSRYATDLLLRAPEAVAMLGSTTGLAPRPAEALRSEALAAVRRHVPAGAAAPRVPAPEEAVAVVRALRRRELFRVAVADLLDLADVRVVGEALTDITTVTVEAALRAAEGKVETATGGPLPTRVAVVAMGRFGGHELGYGSDADVMFVHDPLPGADERAAGRAAHAVAEELRRLLSLPAPDPPLEIDPNLRPEGRQGPLVRTLSSYAAYYARWSEPWEAQALLRADPLIGDPGLCERFRALIDPIRFPEDGVGEDAVRQIRRLKARMESERLPRGVDRRRHLKLGPGGLSDVEWVAQLLQLRHAHAAPALRTTRTLAALDAAVAAGLLDEDDAAVLAEAWRLATRIRGVITLVRGRASDLLPTDHHRERSAVGQVLGYSGTGELLEDYRRHARRARTVVERVFYGAGG